In Actinoplanes sp. NBC_00393, a single genomic region encodes these proteins:
- a CDS encoding VOC family protein, translated as MKLDHVGLTVGDLDKMRDWYATAFGLTSEFSFEIPEHQFRGVMLRGDGYRIELLERAGSTGHPSPANPIEAALTRGFGHIALDVADVGSAYASLLEVGASDRMSPRPSPEPGIRMAYVADPEGNLVELLDRAGKP; from the coding sequence ATGAAGCTCGACCACGTCGGCCTCACCGTCGGTGACCTGGACAAGATGCGCGACTGGTATGCGACCGCGTTCGGTCTGACCAGCGAGTTCTCCTTCGAGATCCCGGAACATCAGTTCCGCGGCGTCATGCTGCGCGGTGACGGCTACCGCATCGAGCTGCTCGAACGTGCCGGCAGCACCGGTCACCCGTCGCCGGCGAACCCGATCGAGGCGGCTCTCACGCGCGGGTTCGGGCACATCGCCTTGGACGTGGCGGATGTCGGTTCCGCGTACGCAAGTCTCTTGGAAGTCGGGGCGAGTGACCGGATGTCACCGCGACCGTCCCCGGAACCCGGCATCCGGATGGCCTATGTGGCCGATCCGGAAGGCAACCTGGTGGAACTGCTCGACCGCGCGGGGAAACCATGA
- a CDS encoding SDR family NAD(P)-dependent oxidoreductase — MTGRLAGKIALITGVGGGIGAAAAARFAAEGARVIGCDLDAAATSHGDIRVMGGVDLGDPEQARQWVDEAVAVHGGIDILYNNASAQRFGTLDELTVADWDFTMRNELDLVYYTVRAAWPHLRRQGGGSIVNVGSIAATRGVEFMAQNAHSAAKGGVIALTLQLVVEGGPHGIRANVISPGLIETPNTAPMLADPPSRLRSVVLDRIPLGRHGRPDDVVNAAVFLASDESAWVSGAHLVVDGGGSVLG, encoded by the coding sequence ATGACCGGGCGGCTGGCCGGCAAGATCGCGCTGATCACCGGCGTCGGCGGAGGCATCGGCGCGGCTGCGGCGGCCCGGTTCGCGGCGGAAGGCGCGCGGGTGATCGGCTGCGACCTCGACGCGGCGGCAACCTCCCACGGCGATATCCGGGTGATGGGCGGCGTCGACCTCGGCGATCCCGAGCAGGCCCGGCAGTGGGTGGACGAGGCCGTGGCGGTGCACGGCGGCATCGACATCCTCTACAACAACGCGTCCGCTCAGCGGTTCGGCACGCTCGACGAGCTGACCGTCGCCGACTGGGACTTCACCATGCGCAACGAGCTCGACCTCGTCTACTACACGGTCCGTGCCGCCTGGCCGCACCTTCGCCGGCAAGGCGGCGGTTCGATCGTCAACGTCGGGTCGATCGCGGCCACCCGCGGTGTCGAGTTCATGGCGCAGAACGCGCACAGCGCCGCGAAAGGCGGCGTCATCGCCCTCACTCTGCAACTCGTCGTCGAGGGCGGCCCGCACGGCATCCGCGCCAACGTGATCAGTCCCGGTCTGATCGAGACCCCCAACACCGCTCCGATGCTGGCCGACCCGCCTTCGCGGTTGCGCAGCGTCGTCCTCGACCGCATCCCCCTCGGCCGGCACGGCCGGCCCGACGACGTCGTGAACGCCGCCGTCTTCCTCGCCTCGGACGAATCCGCCTGGGTGAGCGGAGCGCACCTGGTGGTCGACGGCGGCGGCTCAGTTCTCGGCTGA
- a CDS encoding VOC family protein: MSHLNEHGITHLRHVDLAVPDYATQRTFYRDTWGLTEVGTDGDLSYLAAEGSPEQYIIRLRKAAEKRLDLIAFGATDPAAVDALAAKLASDGIQLATQPGKLQTAGGGYGFRFFDIDGRTIEISSDVETRQHRAVEEGEAIPVRISHAVMNSNDPNRTRAFYEQHLGFKLSDTLWSQHMGEMMHFMRCNDWHHSLAIARGPHTSVHHVSFEMRGLDEYMRGTGRVMRAGIKKIWGPGRHLAGNNTFTYFLDPSGNTMEYTTELERLETDQWHPELHDIADPNVQDQWGTADPMSEIIAKDSFNDPDRGLFVAPPV, encoded by the coding sequence ATGTCCCACCTCAACGAGCACGGCATCACCCACCTGCGGCACGTCGATCTGGCCGTGCCCGACTACGCGACCCAGCGCACGTTCTACCGCGACACCTGGGGCCTGACCGAGGTCGGCACCGACGGCGACCTGTCCTACCTGGCCGCCGAGGGCTCGCCGGAGCAGTACATCATCCGGCTGCGCAAGGCCGCCGAGAAGCGGCTCGACCTGATCGCTTTCGGCGCGACCGACCCGGCCGCCGTCGACGCGCTCGCCGCCAAGCTGGCTTCTGACGGCATCCAGCTGGCCACCCAGCCGGGCAAGCTGCAGACCGCCGGCGGCGGCTACGGCTTCCGGTTCTTCGACATCGACGGCCGGACCATCGAGATCTCCTCGGACGTGGAGACCCGGCAGCACCGGGCGGTCGAGGAAGGCGAGGCCATTCCGGTGCGCATCTCGCACGCCGTGATGAACTCGAACGACCCGAACCGCACCCGCGCCTTCTATGAGCAGCACCTCGGCTTCAAGCTGTCGGACACGCTGTGGAGCCAGCACATGGGCGAAATGATGCACTTCATGCGGTGCAACGACTGGCACCACAGCCTGGCCATCGCGCGCGGCCCGCACACCTCGGTGCATCACGTGTCGTTCGAGATGCGCGGCCTCGACGAGTACATGCGCGGCACCGGCCGGGTCATGCGGGCCGGCATCAAGAAGATCTGGGGCCCCGGACGGCACCTGGCCGGCAACAACACGTTCACGTACTTCCTCGACCCGAGCGGCAACACGATGGAGTACACCACCGAGCTGGAGCGCCTCGAGACCGACCAGTGGCATCCCGAGCTGCACGACATCGCCGACCCGAACGTGCAGGACCAGTGGGGGACCGCCGACCCGATGAGCGAGATCATCGCCAAGGACAGCTTCAACGACCCGGACCGCGGCCTGTTCGTCGCGCCGCCGGTCTGA
- a CDS encoding SDR family NAD(P)-dependent oxidoreductase gives MFRLDGKVVVVTGGARGQGAAEVAALRAAGATVIATDVLPFDGVHLDVRDPSGWATLAGSLDRVDALINNAGVAGRERLPHVDLDNWDRTFAINVTGPMLGIQALVPLMPPGSSIVNVCSVAAVSGHVAAAYTASKWALRGLTRTASLELGSRGIRVNAVLPGLIETPLMENASPAFRGAALAEIPLGRTGTVDDVAGLMVFLCSDAAAYITGAEIVVDGGLTGHVSHKGIADAIAPPA, from the coding sequence ATGTTCCGACTGGACGGCAAGGTCGTCGTGGTCACCGGCGGCGCCCGTGGGCAGGGTGCCGCCGAGGTGGCTGCTCTACGGGCCGCCGGGGCGACGGTGATCGCCACCGACGTGCTCCCTTTTGACGGCGTCCACCTGGATGTCCGTGACCCCAGTGGCTGGGCCACCCTTGCGGGCTCGTTGGACCGGGTCGACGCATTGATCAACAACGCCGGGGTGGCCGGGCGGGAACGACTGCCCCATGTTGATCTGGACAATTGGGACCGGACTTTCGCGATCAATGTGACCGGGCCGATGCTCGGCATTCAGGCCCTGGTCCCGCTCATGCCGCCGGGCTCGTCGATTGTGAACGTGTGCTCGGTGGCCGCGGTGTCCGGGCACGTCGCAGCGGCGTACACGGCCAGCAAGTGGGCGCTGCGCGGCCTCACCCGGACCGCCTCGCTGGAGCTCGGGTCGCGCGGCATCCGGGTCAACGCCGTGCTGCCCGGGCTCATCGAGACACCGCTCATGGAGAACGCCTCGCCCGCCTTCCGTGGCGCTGCCCTGGCCGAGATCCCGCTCGGTCGTACCGGAACTGTCGACGACGTCGCCGGGCTGATGGTCTTCCTCTGCTCCGACGCGGCGGCCTACATCACCGGCGCCGAGATCGTCGTCGACGGCGGGCTCACCGGACACGTCTCCCACAAGGGCATCGCCGACGCGATCGCCCCTCCTGCGTAA
- a CDS encoding alpha/beta hydrolase family protein, whose product MFEYFPGNYIWNLGVVATLNSGGTIDEVDRACRPIRDLAAQGSDVGTEQFMQSWRKVADQVEQQAIEAEKAGHLRTAGQKYLRAGAYLCQAERMLSNSSPLRVPTYRHLLEVMEKSFELIDPRTTRVQIPFEGTTLPAYFTNASTDDRPVPTMIMWNGLDSTKEHMYTSGWPSEMAARGISVLQVDCPGSGEALRLQGLTSRVESEDWAAACVSYLESRPDVRHDRIGLVGWSLGGYYVPRAAAFEKRLALAVAWGANHNWGEVQRKRLEREGENPVPHYWEHVLWVWGSPDIETFIAEAERVNLNGVVDKITCPLLITHGTNDRQINVAYAHQSFEQAVNAPKKDLRLFTPEEGATEHCGLDHLPHVAAYTADWIEDTLRELDA is encoded by the coding sequence ATGTTCGAGTACTTCCCCGGCAACTACATCTGGAATCTGGGCGTCGTCGCCACGCTCAACTCCGGCGGCACGATCGACGAGGTGGACCGGGCCTGCCGGCCCATCCGGGACCTGGCGGCGCAGGGGTCCGACGTGGGCACCGAGCAGTTCATGCAGTCGTGGCGCAAGGTCGCCGACCAGGTCGAGCAGCAGGCCATCGAGGCCGAGAAAGCAGGACATCTGCGTACGGCCGGACAGAAGTATCTGCGCGCCGGCGCCTACCTGTGCCAGGCCGAGCGGATGTTGTCGAACTCGTCGCCGCTGCGCGTGCCGACGTACCGGCACCTGCTCGAAGTGATGGAGAAGTCCTTCGAGCTGATCGACCCGCGGACCACCCGGGTGCAGATCCCGTTCGAGGGGACGACGCTGCCGGCGTACTTCACCAACGCCTCGACCGACGACCGGCCCGTGCCGACGATGATCATGTGGAACGGGCTGGACTCGACCAAGGAGCACATGTACACGTCGGGCTGGCCGTCGGAGATGGCCGCCCGGGGGATCTCGGTGCTGCAGGTGGACTGCCCGGGGTCGGGGGAGGCGCTGCGTCTCCAGGGGCTCACCTCGCGGGTCGAGAGCGAGGACTGGGCTGCGGCCTGCGTCTCGTATCTGGAAAGCCGGCCCGATGTCCGACATGACCGGATTGGTTTGGTCGGGTGGTCGCTCGGTGGCTACTACGTGCCGCGGGCGGCCGCCTTCGAGAAGCGACTGGCGCTCGCGGTGGCCTGGGGCGCCAACCACAACTGGGGTGAGGTGCAGCGGAAACGGCTCGAACGCGAGGGTGAGAACCCGGTGCCGCACTACTGGGAGCATGTGCTCTGGGTCTGGGGCTCACCAGACATCGAAACCTTCATCGCCGAGGCCGAACGGGTCAATCTCAACGGCGTCGTCGACAAGATCACTTGTCCGTTGCTGATCACGCACGGGACGAACGACCGGCAGATCAACGTGGCCTACGCGCACCAGTCCTTCGAGCAGGCGGTGAACGCGCCGAAGAAGGACCTGCGCCTGTTCACGCCGGAAGAGGGCGCGACCGAGCACTGCGGGCTGGACCACCTGCCGCACGTCGCCGCCTACACCGCCGACTGGATCGAGGACACCCTGCGAGAGCTCGATGCCTGA
- a CDS encoding glycoside hydrolase family 1 protein, with amino-acid sequence MPDFLWGVSGAGHQTEGGNSLSDTWFLENVQPTVFREPSGPACDSYARWRSDVDLAAGLGLNAYRFSVEWARVEPSPGVFSSSELDHYEAIVDHCLASGLAPVVTYNHFTSPHWFAARGGWLNPEAPTLFARYCTEVTARFGDRIAVAVTMNEPNLARLLTWMDLPSFVRDLERTTLEAASAAAGVPRYRAANVMLPEEMDAMADGMEAGHRAARAAIKTLQPSLPVGFSLAVADDVAVGSDAGVRDRKRSEVYERWLELARSDDYIGVQNYERLFYDGDGPVPLPPDVPRNQMGSGIEPESLAGAIRYVHAETGVPILVTEHGMSTPDDTLRAAFLPPALEALQAVIAEGVPVLGYLHWTLLDNFEWIFGYGHQLGLHEVDRETFARTPKPSAEVYAKLVAAYRNTAASGG; translated from the coding sequence ATGCCTGACTTCCTCTGGGGCGTCTCCGGCGCCGGCCACCAGACCGAGGGTGGCAACTCGCTCAGCGACACCTGGTTCCTGGAGAACGTGCAGCCCACGGTGTTCCGGGAGCCCTCCGGGCCGGCCTGCGACAGCTACGCCCGCTGGCGTTCCGACGTGGATCTGGCGGCCGGCCTGGGTCTGAACGCCTACCGCTTCTCGGTCGAATGGGCCCGCGTCGAGCCATCACCCGGCGTCTTCTCCTCTTCAGAGCTCGACCACTATGAAGCAATCGTCGACCACTGCCTGGCCTCCGGTCTGGCGCCGGTCGTCACCTACAACCACTTCACGTCGCCGCACTGGTTCGCCGCCCGTGGCGGCTGGCTGAACCCGGAGGCGCCTACGCTCTTCGCCCGCTACTGCACCGAGGTCACGGCCCGCTTCGGCGACCGGATCGCGGTGGCGGTGACGATGAACGAGCCCAACCTGGCCCGCCTGCTGACGTGGATGGATCTGCCGTCGTTCGTACGCGACCTGGAACGAACCACGCTCGAAGCCGCGAGCGCGGCTGCCGGCGTGCCCCGCTATCGCGCCGCGAACGTGATGCTGCCCGAAGAGATGGACGCGATGGCCGACGGCATGGAGGCCGGCCACCGCGCCGCACGCGCCGCCATCAAGACCCTGCAGCCTTCCCTCCCGGTCGGCTTCTCGCTGGCGGTCGCCGACGACGTCGCCGTGGGTTCAGATGCCGGCGTACGCGACCGCAAGCGCTCCGAGGTCTACGAGCGCTGGCTCGAGCTGGCCCGTTCCGACGACTACATCGGCGTCCAGAATTACGAGCGCCTGTTCTACGACGGCGACGGCCCGGTCCCGCTGCCGCCGGACGTCCCCCGCAACCAGATGGGCAGCGGCATCGAACCGGAGTCGCTCGCCGGCGCGATCCGCTACGTCCACGCTGAAACCGGCGTCCCCATCCTGGTGACCGAACACGGCATGAGCACCCCGGACGACACGCTCCGCGCCGCCTTCCTACCGCCCGCGCTGGAGGCCCTGCAGGCCGTGATCGCCGAGGGAGTGCCGGTGCTGGGCTACCTGCACTGGACCCTGCTCGACAACTTCGAGTGGATCTTCGGCTACGGCCACCAGCTCGGCCTGCACGAGGTCGACCGGGAGACGTTCGCCCGAACCCCCAAACCGAGCGCCGAGGTGTACGCCAAGCTCGTCGCCGCGTACCGGAACACCGCTGCCTCTGGTGGGTGA
- a CDS encoding Crp/Fnr family transcriptional regulator: MTEASWLPGTLLSRLDETTRREFLQLGIPRTAAASSVLLQEGVQESHVILLSDGLTKVTAAMTDGRHALLDVRVSGDLVGEISALNGTPRSATVTTCRTSTIRIIHRNDFRAFLRSHPDAAMAIAGIVADRLRLANRRRVDFASYPVKVRLARVLWEISTAYGYRDRDGIVVDIHLTQSELATMCGAAEITLQKAMRELRASGIVGTGYRQVLVRDPAALQHCADVD; encoded by the coding sequence TTGACCGAAGCATCCTGGCTGCCCGGCACATTGCTGAGCCGCCTCGACGAAACCACCCGCCGTGAGTTCCTCCAGCTGGGGATCCCGCGAACCGCCGCCGCGTCGAGCGTTCTCCTGCAGGAAGGCGTCCAAGAGTCCCATGTCATCCTGCTCAGCGACGGTCTGACCAAGGTAACCGCGGCCATGACCGACGGCCGGCACGCCCTCCTGGATGTCCGCGTCTCCGGCGATCTGGTCGGCGAGATCTCCGCGTTGAACGGAACGCCCCGGTCGGCGACCGTCACCACCTGCCGCACGTCGACGATCCGGATCATCCACCGCAACGACTTCCGCGCGTTCCTGCGGTCTCATCCGGACGCCGCCATGGCGATCGCCGGCATCGTGGCGGACCGATTGCGCCTGGCGAACCGCCGCCGTGTCGACTTCGCCTCGTATCCGGTCAAGGTGCGCCTTGCCCGGGTCCTGTGGGAGATCTCGACGGCGTACGGATATCGCGACCGCGACGGGATCGTCGTCGACATTCACCTCACCCAGTCGGAACTGGCAACCATGTGCGGGGCTGCGGAGATCACCCTGCAGAAGGCGATGCGTGAGCTACGCGCCTCCGGCATCGTTGGCACCGGCTATCGGCAGGTGCTCGTTCGCGATCCCGCAGCCCTTCAACACTGCGCCGATGTCGACTGA